The Juglans regia cultivar Chandler chromosome 1, Walnut 2.0, whole genome shotgun sequence nucleotide sequence TGCTACATATctgtctaatttttcttttgtaaaagtaTGATCAGCATGACCAGTATTCCATGTAAAGCAATCCCCCACATAACTCATATCAAAGAGCTCATTTATTTGTAAAGCATCATGAAACATCCCCATTTGACCCTCAAGTCTCATTTGTCCCCCTTTCTTTTCATCTTGTGttaaaatctcattaaagtcccctGCCACACACCAAACTCTTCCCTCACAAGGTTTTAAACTGGACAATAGCTCCCATGTGAACTTCCTCTTGGCAGCCTCCGGATGCCCATAGAAACCAGTAAACAACCTTTCTTTttccattatcatttttaaccATGGCATTAATATGCCATTGAGAAAAATTGATAATCTCCACCATTACTTCACTAGTCCAAAAGAGATCCAGACCTCCCTTCCTTCCTAAAGAGTCAACCACAAAACAACCCTCCatttttaacttgttttttAATCCCTCTATTCTTCCCGCTTTCACCATTGTTTCCATCAGAAAAATCAAGCCAGACCTCCTTTCCTTAACCATAAGGTTaaggtcttgaactgtccgagggttgccaagccctcggcaatTCCATACTATGGTTTTCATTGGTCTTGGTGAGCAGCCTCCACCATACAATTTGAATCCATACCCTTCATCCCAACAATTCCCTTTCTCAATCTTTTTCCCCTTCCCTCCATAGGTCCCACCCCATCTACATTATCAATagcatttcttttcaaaatcaaattagaaGGTTGAGACTCACCATAGGTTTTAAGGACACGAGCCCTCCTCTTCCAGCTACTAGCTCTTCCCTTCTTTTGCTCATTAACATTCATTAAGCTTGCTGAATTGGATTCACTATAAGTAGCAAGTGAGAGAACCTCCTTAGGATCTTCTGTTGAGCTCACTGTGTTTGGCACCAAAGTTTGTTCTACTTTGATCATCTTCTGCTTCTCAAAACCTTGAGTCATCTCAACCACCTCTGTTGTCTCAATACCATCTTCCATGCTCCCCTTTTCCTTCCTCAATACACCTCCACCTATCACCTCCTCTCCATTTTCCCCTTGTTCAGTATTAGTGGAATTCCTTCCCATTCCCGAAGATTTTGGTTGCCTATCTGCCCGATTACGTCTAACTGTTGAGGCCTTCATCCAAACTCCAAACTGTTTTGAGTCAATATCTTCATTTGTATCCCTCAACTCTCCACCCAAACACCCCTTCTTAGAGTGCATTATACAACCACAACAAAAACATATTCTAGGTAGGTTTTCATATCTAAATGGAATCCAGAGTTGTTTTCCTTCAAAACTCACTGTTCTTCCTCAGGCTAAAGGTTTTGTAAGCTCACACTCCACCTTCACCCTCAGAAAGCGACCCCAGGCCATCTCATTCTCCTCACCTTCCACTTCTAGAACCTTCTCGATGGATTTACCAATCAATTCCCCCATCTTGCAATTCATTCCTCCAAGCGGCAGGTTGTACATCTGGATCCAAAAGATTGCCATTGTGAAATCCAAAAGGTGAGCCTGCGTACTTCAATCAAACGGTTTAAGAGCAAACAGATGGCTGTCAAACAACCATGGGCATCCCGCAAGAACTCTGTTTCTATCTCCACAATTTGCAAAGGTCACCACAAAAGTATTTGTTCCAATCTCAATGAATTCCATGCTCATGTTTACTCGCCAGATCTTCTCCATCATCTTCCTCACAATTTCCTTACCGATCGTTCGATCTGAGCATATTCTTCCAACTAAGCTCCTCTCCTCCTTTTTCCGTAATTCCTCCATATTTCCCAAATCCACAGCTATTGGAATGCTCTCCTCATCATTCAGTCTTTATCGCTCCCATTCCACTTCAATTTCCTCCATCTTCGATCTTCACCACCACCGTCAAAAGCTAACTTCAGCTCCCCTTACTCCACACGAGAATAAAGGAGACTAACTAACTTCTCATCTGTCCCCTactggaggagagagagagaagaatggGTTTCGACAATGATGTTCTTAAAAATGAACAAAACTCTACTTTaagaattatataatatagatcaTAGATCATTTTCTACAGTTGGATGAACTAAGTAAAAGGgaactttcaaattattttgaaCTTATGATTATTTAATGCAAGATCAATGAGTTAGGTGGCTCAACAAGATTGAagtttctcttttaaaaaaattagacacGTTCAGGACTGcaattatatatcataataaTTTGTCGGGAGGTGTACGTACATGAGGGCCGGAGGAGGGGTTCTGCTTATGAGATACATTGCATCATATAATATAAGATGTAAATCAACCTTAAATTTATATTACATTATTGAACAAAATAAGACAGTTTTATAATATCATCTAAGGCTACTTGGATCGTTGATTTGTTCAATCAGAGGTTTGTGGGGTTCCTTCTCCATTGTCAAGAATGATGATATTGTGGATGCAGTTTCCTTAACAATAATCGCAGCATTGGGGATTATGCAGAAGCAGAACTAGTGCAGTAAGAGGACCGGAGAAAAGTCGATTGGACCGGACAAATAGTCTTATTGGGGTGTGGTTTTTTTAGACCGGACCACACAGTGTAAAGTTAGACCGAGACCAACCGaatgggtatatatatattaaaatatatttttatatataatatatacaataaaaaatgtttatggaCCGCGATCGATTGGACCGGCTGGCCCTAGCAAAAATGATGGATCAAAATTTTCGATCCGTGACTCCTCCAGACCGAATTGGACCGATTAGACCTCTATGCAATACAGATAGAACTGAGCCTCTTGAACTGATTGCAATTACAGTGGGACAAGAAATGCTAACTACAGAAGCGGTGAATAGAATCAGCAAAGCAAACCCATCACCGCAAGATAATGTGAAGAATGAAGTTAAACGTACAAGAAGATACTATAGTCCTTAcacagagaaagaagaagattgttagaaaatatcataaaagagaaaatgagacggagaagagaggagagagtgagaatttgaattacaatttgcTATTCTCAAttgttatttaatatatatatatatatataaatatatataacgtcTATCCTTATTAATAGGTGAATGAAACCAACAAAAGAATGGAAATACAATAAAACAACCGTACTAATTAATTGATACTAATTAATTTacacaacaaattaaatataataaagaataaggcatattaccatatatatgctagaatattatgaatattatatatatatatataaatatatatcattagTATTGTAATATTTCagaaaaaattttacttatcatcctcacaccacatacaattttactcatcatcgtcacaaaaaaaaaactcttttattttttttcttttaccaactatgtagtgtatggatgatgagtagaagaacttaattagtttatgaacaataaaaaaaattaaaataaatgtggtGTGTGATGTGTTGTGATgactaggggtgaaaaaaaaaagtgaaccgataaatcagaccggaccgaaccgaaccggtgGGTTTAGTCCGGTACCAGATTCAGTCTGGTACTGGTTCTATTATTCTCAAAACTGGTCAAAATAGGTCAGGTTCTGATTTTCCTTTTCCTAACACCGGACCGAactgattcatatatatatcttaaattttaatattatatataatttatatataaaataattttgtattatatgataaattacttattaatataatattaaattttaaaatcctatataaataactatatattatcactatagtttataatacaattataatatatattataatatactacaatatattattatatactataatatatatagtatattatataatatacctGAAAAGGAGACCAGACTGGATCGAAACCGGTAAAACAAGAAGTATCAATTTAGTGGTGTAATTGATATGGTAttggtttttcaaatctcaaaaccagtatataccggttcggttaTAAAATATGTCAAAAACCGGATCGAACCGAACCAATACACCTTTAGTGATAACGAGTAGCAAAGCTAAATATTCTAACATCTCCTCAAACTCAAGTTGATTATGCagactaggggtgctacccgcaccatACGGtggggggcaccccctccctgCGCCCTATCCAGCACCATGCGGGGGGGTTGGATCCCTCCTCCCGCCACGTTACCCTCGGGGGGAGGGGGAATCGCACCCTGTTCAACCCAATGACCCATTgggtctataaattttttttaggtctaaatttttttttaaacccaaaacaattcattaacttgaattcaattttaagtttttaacaaattatatatatctatatacaatatatttatataaatatttaaaatattattttttatattacataAGGGAAGGGAGCGAAACGGGGGGCGGGCCTCAACTGGGGTCAACCTGCCCTCGCTATGGATCTCCTATGTGGGCGGGGGCTCCTGCCCCTGCATGAGCGGTGCGGGGTAGTCAACAGAAGGAGTCTATGTGGCCTATGGTGCAATTGGATAGCGGGCAGAAAACTTGAGGTAGTGCATGGGGTCATGTGACTTGccaaaattgaatatttttcgCACAAAAATCTAGTAGATTACAAGGAAACTACATATGGTgatgatttttgtaaataaaatgacAATAGAAGTTGTATAGGGCATGGAAGTTACCTGATGTACAtgattgatgataaaaaaaaaaagtagcgaTTTGTTAAGTAAATAGAAAGCCTATGGAGGACATGTGCTGAATGAAAATGACTACCAAATAATATATTGAATATGAGACTTATCACAAATAAATTGCGAGAGATACTAGAAAATTGATAGCTCTGATTGTGTCAGAAATATAAGCATACATAGAATGGAAAGTGTGAGGATCGGAATCGCCTAGTGTAATAGAACCAATATAGCAACCGTGGTGGAATGTTAAGAAAccaaaaagggagagagaatttTAGAACTACATTTTTACTACTCAATTGTTATTGAATATATAACATGATGTGACCGTAGTTATAGGTGAATAAAGTtagagaaagaataaaaatataataaatgaatataaacattgattttacaataaattaaatatgatagagaataaattatattatcatatatatgccagaatattataaatatattttatcataaatatagCAATATTTTAACAAAGATAATATAGAACTCAACGAATTAAAATAAAGTACGGGGAGCTGGCTGGAGACACCAGACCAACTGACCTCCAGGAGTGATGCACAGTGTTGTATAGACCATTTCATTGCCTTACGTATATAATGATAGAAATAATTGCaatacatataaaaaactaaaaaaaaaaaatgatcctaTTTATTTGCAAATGGCCATTAAAATCATATAACTGAATTGCCGTGtcaatttgtgtttttttttttttttttctaatttgaacAGGAATaacattgaagaaaataaaaaacatgggAAAGTCAGGAATCAAGGGAACAATATGCCAAGCAATTGTTTTACAAGAAACAAACCaattaggaagaaaaaaagatacaatattctatttcttccaaaagaaatatatgaaaTCGTTGTTATTTGATCAGGTCTCTATCGGCGCCAAAATGCTGCCTTGTCCATATCAATTCTTCATCAATATCTGGCGTTATTGTTCTTGAGCTCCCCTTCCATGGCCTCCTCAAGCAAGAACCAAGACTCCTCCATCAACTCAGGGCTCAGTCTGAACATTAAGACACAGAACTCCATCTGATTCAACGCGCCATCACCGTCAAAATCGCCCTCCTTCATCATGCTCACAAGCTCGTCCTCCTTCAAGTCTTGCAAACCGAGAAGCTGGGAGTTCCTCCTGAGGCTGTCTAAAGTGATCACCCCCTTGTCCTTGTCCATCAGCAATTGAAACCCACTACAAAGCTCCTTCATCAGCCCCTCACCACCCAGTTTGTCAGCCATTAAAGGCAGCAGATCCTCGAAAACAGCCCCCTTTCCGGTTCCTGCCATTTTCAGAGACCTAGAATTAGTTTCTTTGAGATATTAGAGACAGGTGAGATTATTGATAGAAGAGATTTGGATATGGTTTGCGATGAATggggaaaagaagaaagggaataatatataagagagggagagaaggggTTCTTGGAAGGAGCATGGTATGGTTTCCCAATGGATGACAGCGCAAGAACAAGCAAATTGCTGGTCGGCTTTGATTCTGCAAGGCTGCAATTGCCTCTCAGTTTCGTAGAAGTTTTACAGGGGCATTTCTTGTCATTTGGCAGAGCTTAATGTTTTTGACTTGTCTTGAGCATTTGTCTATAACAAGGGTATTACCGTCACTTTATCTTAGTTTTGACTCACACCCACAACTCTGGctctttgaagtttgaacttgGAAGGGTATGTCACATGTGTGTGAAGCTTTCCCCATTTTGACTTTAGCTGAGGGAGGGCACTATTGTCATCTGGGGAGGGTTTATTTTCTGTGCCGTTTGAGTTTCGCCAAGGGACTACGTCCAAGTTGCGTCGCTGAAGGAGTCCAAaaacttagttttattttggttggaaCGGTAGCTTTCTGTTCACTTTCTCGGAAAAGATAGCGAGAAA carries:
- the LOC108991953 gene encoding calcium-binding protein PBP1-like; this translates as MAGTGKGAVFEDLLPLMADKLGGEGLMKELCSGFQLLMDKDKGVITLDSLRRNSQLLGLQDLKEDELVSMMKEGDFDGDGALNQMEFCVLMFRLSPELMEESWFLLEEAMEGELKNNNARY